The stretch of DNA CGGGGCCGATCATCCGGTCGCCTCAGCGCCGCCGCCGGTGATCGAAGGCTACACCGCGGGCGCGAGCGACGGTTCGCGGAAGGCGGACGGCGAGGCGGACGGCGAGCGCCGGCACTCGCGGCATCAGTGACGTGGGCTCGCCCGCACGGAGGCGCCCGCGACGTGCCGCGCGCCGACCGCGCCACGTGACGCGCGGTGCCGACCAGGAGATCGCAGGATGGCGAAGACGCGAACGCGCACACGGGCCGCCTCGGACCGCCGGCCGAAGCCGCCGTTTCCGAAGCAGCATCAGCCGAAGCCCGGCCGCGAATCCGAGCTCGAGCCCCGCCCGAAGTACGAGGCACCCGACTACCGGGCGTCCGGCAAGCTCAACGGCAACGTGGCGATCGTGACGGGAGGCGACTCGGGGATCGGCCGTGCCGTCGCCGTCCTGTTCGCTCGCGAGGGCGCCGACGTCGCGCTCGTGTTCCTTCCCGAGGAGCGCGACGACGCCGAGGAAACGGCGCGCGCCATCGAAGGTGCCGGACGCCGCGCCCTCCTCATCGCGGGCGATCTTCGCCGGCCGGCGTTCTGCCGGCGCGTCATCGCCACGACCGTCCGGCGATGGGGCCGGCTCGACGTCCTGGTCAACAACGCGGCGTTCCAGCAGCACCAGCCGTCCATCGCCGAGATCAGCGACGCCCAATGGACGCGGACGTTCGAGACCAACATCTTCGCGATGTTCTGGCTGACGCAAGCGGCGCTGCCCCATCTCCGGCCGGGCGCCGCGATCATCAACACCGGCTCGATCGTCGGCCTCAACGGCAGCGGCAAGCTCCTCGACTACGCGTCGACCAAAGGCGCGATTCACGCCTTCACGAAGTCGCTCGCCCAGTCGCTGGTGGATCGGGAGATTCGAGTGAACTGCGTGGCGCCAGGGCCGGTGTGGACGCCGCTCAACCCGTCGGATCGTCCGCCGGACGAGGTCGCCACGTTCGGCCAGGACACGCCGATGGGCCGGCCCGGCCAGCCGGAGGAAATCGCCCCGGCCTACGTGTTCTTCGCGTCGAACGCCGACTCGAGCTACATCACCGGCGAAGTGCTGACGATCACCGGCGGCAAGACGGTCGCGTGAGCCGTCGAGGATGCGAGCCTGAAGTGTGAGTCCAGAGGCTTGCGGTCGTGGTCTTGCCGCGGTCCCCTGCAACGGCCGGCGACGTCCCGGGCGGGCCGCGACGCGCGTGGCGTCCGAAATCAGATCAACTTCGACACGATCCCGCCCGGCGCGAGGTTGATTCGCAGCGTGAGGAACGCGACGCCGACGCTCCACGGCTCGTCGCGATGCTCCAGCCCGTGGTGCACATGGCGGACGACGCCGATGGCGTCGCAGAAGGCACACGTCAAGCGGAGCCGATCCTCCGGGCTCAGCCGGTGGGCGGTCGTGAATCGCAGGCCGGAAATCGATAGATCGCGCGTCGTGCCGGTGAGCGGCGCCCCGTAGGGATAGGCGAAGTGGAACGCCAGCGGCCATTCCCGGCTGATGCGGTGGAACGCCCGGCGAGCCGTGTCGTCCTGCTCGTGCATGCTGGCTGGATAGAGCGGGCTGGCGCACAACGCGCAGATGGCCGACGGCCGCGTCAGATCTCGCGCCGGGTGCAGCGTGCCGCAGAACTCGCACGCCGTGACGGGCGACGCCGCGGCTTGGCGTGGAGCTTCATCGGCCGGAGGCAGCAGGACCGCGGCCTCGGCGCGCCGTTCGGAGGCGGCCGCCAGGGTTCGGTCGTAGCGGGCCCGCGCCTCGGGATCGCTCAGCACCGCGAACGCGTCGTTGATGCGGGCCGCCATGTCCGGATCGCCGCCGAGGTCCGGGTGCATGCGGAGCCGCCGCATGAGCGTCAGGTAGCTCATGTGGACGATCTCGCGTGGCGCGTCCGGCTGCACGTGCAGCACTTCGTAGTGCGTCGGCGTGCGGACCATGTGCGTGAGCGTGTCCCGGACCGGTAGTCGGCCGCGCGGCGTCGATCTTGAGCCGAGGCACGCACCGTCGGAATTCGCGGATAATAGCGAGGCCTGACGAATGTGTTCTGGACGCCGGCCTGGCCGGTCCGCTCGCTCCGGGCGGGCCGGACGCGATCGGCTACACGGATTCGAGGTCATGACAGCATCGACGGCATTCTTCCTCAGTCAGCTCCTCCTCGCGCTACCAGGCGGGAGCCCGATCCAGCAGGCCCCCGCGACCACTACCGCCTCTACCGCCACCACCGTCTCGGGCGTCGTCCGTGACGCTGGCGGCGGCGTGATTGCGGGCGCCAACGTCATCGTCCGCGTGGCGTCCGGTGCCGAACGTCAGGGCGTCGCGGGCTCGGACGGCCGGTTCAGCGTCACGGCGCCCGCGCCCGGCGCCGTGACGGTCATCGTTCGCGCCGACGGGTTCGCCGAGTTCCGCCGGACGTTCGCCGCCGGCGAGCCCGCCGGCGCCGTCGAGGCGACGCTCGCCGCGGCCGGCATCACCGAGCAGGTCAGCGTGACGCCGACGCGCACCGAACAGCGGCTGGGCGACGTCCCGGCCGCCGTGAACGTGATCGCCAAGGAAGAGATCCGCCAGACGCCGGCCGTCGTCGCCGACGACGTGCTGCGCCGGCTGCCGGAGTTCAGTCTGTTCCGCCGGTCGAGCAGCATCTCGGCGCACCCGACGAGCCAGGGCGTGTCGCTGCGCGGCATCGGACCGAGCGGCGTGAGCCGCAGCCTCGTGCTGCTCGACGGCGTCCCGTTCAACGACGCGTTCGGCGGATGGGTGTACTGGACCGCGCTCCCGATCGAGAGCGCCGAGCGGATCGAGGTCGTCAACGGCGCGTCGTCGAGCCTGTACGGCAGCTACGCGATGGGCGGCGTGCTGAACGTCGTGACGAGCCAGCCGACGCGGCGGACCGTCGAGATGAAGGCGCAGTACGGCAACCGGTCCACGCCCAAGCTCGACCTGCGCGCGAGCGACGTGTGGGGCAAGGTGGGCGTCGCCGTGGACGCCACGGCCTTCGACACCGACGGCTATGCCAACGTGCTGCCCTCGCAGCGCGGCGGCGTCGACAACAACGTCGCCGTTCAGTACAAGAACGTCGCCGTCAAGCTCGACTACAACCCGACGGACCGGGTGCACGCGTTCGTCCGGGCCGGTTACTTCACGGAAGAGCGCGCCAACGGCAAGCGCACGAGCTTCACGCCGACGATCGAGGAATCGAACGACACGGCCTGGACGTACACGAGCGGCGGCGTGCGCGCGGTGCTGCCCGACTCGAGCAGCCTGCAGGCGACGGTCTTCACCGACGCCAAGGAGTTCCACAGCAACTTCCTCGCGATCCCCGATGCGGGCACGACCAGGAACGTCGGGCGCCTCTCGCTGACGCAGACCGTGCCGACCGACGCGGTCGGCGGCATGGCGCAGTGGTCGCGCGTGTTCCGCGGCCGCCACGCGGTGACCGGCGGCATGGACTTCCGCTGGGTGGACGGCGACAGCGTGGAGGACGCGTACGACGCGCAGACCGGCGCGAACAAGACGCTCCACCGGGTGGCGGGCGGCACGCAGCGGCTCTTCGGCCTGTTCGTGCAGGATGTCATCACGCCGACCGATCGGCTGACGGTGACGCTGAGCGCGCGAGTCGACCGCTGGCGGAACTACGACGCGCACAATGTCGAGACCATGCTCTCGAACGGCGCCGTGAGTGATCCGGACCTGGCCGACAAGCAGGACACGGTGGTGAGCCCACGCGTCGGCGTGCTCTACCGCCTGACCGATCGCGTTTCGGTGTGGGGCGACCTGGCGTCCGGCTTCCGCGCGCCGACGCTGAACGAGCTGTACCGGCGGTTCTCGCTCGGCGCGCAGGTCACGCTCGCGAACCCGGCGCTCGGGCCCGAGCGGCTCGTGGGCGGCGAATTCGGCATCAACATCCTGCCCGTCCGGGGGCTGACCTGGCGCACGACGGTGTTCGACAACCGGATGAAAGACCCGGTCGCGAACGTCACGCAACCATCTCCGCCCAACACGCTGAAACGAGAGAACCTGGGGCGCACACGTATTTGGGGCATTCAGACGGACGCGGACTACCGCATCGGCGACCACGTCCGCGTCGGCGGCGCCTACATCTACGACATCGCCAAGGTGCGCGAGAACGACGTGAACCCGGCGCTGGTCGACCGTTACCTGCAGCAGGTGCCGAAGCACCGCGGCGCGTTCCAGTTCCAGTACGCCGATCCGAAGTACTTCAGTGCCGGCGTCGACGTGCAGGCCGTGGGCGATCAGTTCGACGACGATCTCAACACGCCGGCGCGCGTGCTTCCGGGCTACGCCGTCGTCAACGCCAGCGTCTCGCGCGCGCTCGGCCCGACGCTCCAAATCTTCCTCGCCGCGCAGAACCTCTTCGACAAGGAGTTCTGGATCGGCACGGCCAGCGACGCCAGCGGCAATCCGATCGCGCCGACGCTCATCGGCATGCCGCGGCTCGTCAGCGTCGGGCTCAGGATTCGCGTGCAGGGACGGTAGAGCTGGCCTCGCGCACCGTACCCGTTCAGGTTGCCCCCGAGCTGACGGGCCTCGTCTCCCCCGCCGTGCTGGCGCTGGATAAGGTCGTCGTGCGCGAGCACGACGCACCACTCGACGTCGCGATCCATCAGGCCGCGATCGCTGACGCGGCGTCGGCCGAGCGCGCCGGCGTCACCGCAGCGGTGCGGGCGATGTACCGCCGTGTCGGCATCGATCCCACCAAGACACGGCCCTCGTCGGAGGCGCTCCTGCGGCGCGTCCGGAAGGGCGAGCCGCTTCCGCGCGTCAACACCGCGGTAGACATCGTCAACTGGTGCTCGCTGGAGTCGCAGTTGCCGTTCGGGCTCTACGATCTCGCCGCGATCGACGGCGGCGTCACGCTCCGCCTCGGTGCCACGGGGGAGCAGTACGGCGGAATCCGCAAGGACGTCGTGCACCTCGACGGGCGGTTGACGCTCGCCGATGCGCGCGGCCCGTTCGGAAACCCGACCTCGGACTCCGCCCGCACGATGGTCACGACCGCGACGACGCGGCTGCTCGTCGTGATCTTCGCCCCGGCCACGCTGCCGGGCGCCATCGTCCAAAGGGCGCTCGCCGTCACGCGCGAGCGGCTCGTCAGGTTCTGCGGCGGCGTCTCGGCCGACGCGGACCGTGACAGT from Acidobacteriota bacterium encodes:
- a CDS encoding SDR family oxidoreductase → MAKTRTRTRAASDRRPKPPFPKQHQPKPGRESELEPRPKYEAPDYRASGKLNGNVAIVTGGDSGIGRAVAVLFAREGADVALVFLPEERDDAEETARAIEGAGRRALLIAGDLRRPAFCRRVIATTVRRWGRLDVLVNNAAFQQHQPSIAEISDAQWTRTFETNIFAMFWLTQAALPHLRPGAAIINTGSIVGLNGSGKLLDYASTKGAIHAFTKSLAQSLVDREIRVNCVAPGPVWTPLNPSDRPPDEVATFGQDTPMGRPGQPEEIAPAYVFFASNADSSYITGEVLTITGGKTVA
- a CDS encoding TonB-dependent receptor — its product is MTASTAFFLSQLLLALPGGSPIQQAPATTTASTATTVSGVVRDAGGGVIAGANVIVRVASGAERQGVAGSDGRFSVTAPAPGAVTVIVRADGFAEFRRTFAAGEPAGAVEATLAAAGITEQVSVTPTRTEQRLGDVPAAVNVIAKEEIRQTPAVVADDVLRRLPEFSLFRRSSSISAHPTSQGVSLRGIGPSGVSRSLVLLDGVPFNDAFGGWVYWTALPIESAERIEVVNGASSSLYGSYAMGGVLNVVTSQPTRRTVEMKAQYGNRSTPKLDLRASDVWGKVGVAVDATAFDTDGYANVLPSQRGGVDNNVAVQYKNVAVKLDYNPTDRVHAFVRAGYFTEERANGKRTSFTPTIEESNDTAWTYTSGGVRAVLPDSSSLQATVFTDAKEFHSNFLAIPDAGTTRNVGRLSLTQTVPTDAVGGMAQWSRVFRGRHAVTGGMDFRWVDGDSVEDAYDAQTGANKTLHRVAGGTQRLFGLFVQDVITPTDRLTVTLSARVDRWRNYDAHNVETMLSNGAVSDPDLADKQDTVVSPRVGVLYRLTDRVSVWGDLASGFRAPTLNELYRRFSLGAQVTLANPALGPERLVGGEFGINILPVRGLTWRTTVFDNRMKDPVANVTQPSPPNTLKRENLGRTRIWGIQTDADYRIGDHVRVGGAYIYDIAKVRENDVNPALVDRYLQQVPKHRGAFQFQYADPKYFSAGVDVQAVGDQFDDDLNTPARVLPGYAVVNASVSRALGPTLQIFLAAQNLFDKEFWIGTASDASGNPIAPTLIGMPRLVSVGLRIRVQGR
- a CDS encoding DnaJ domain-containing protein; this encodes MVRTPTHYEVLHVQPDAPREIVHMSYLTLMRRLRMHPDLGGDPDMAARINDAFAVLSDPEARARYDRTLAAASERRAEAAVLLPPADEAPRQAAASPVTACEFCGTLHPARDLTRPSAICALCASPLYPASMHEQDDTARRAFHRISREWPLAFHFAYPYGAPLTGTTRDLSISGLRFTTAHRLSPEDRLRLTCAFCDAIGVVRHVHHGLEHRDEPWSVGVAFLTLRINLAPGGIVSKLI